In one Amaranthus tricolor cultivar Red isolate AtriRed21 chromosome 8, ASM2621246v1, whole genome shotgun sequence genomic region, the following are encoded:
- the LOC130820646 gene encoding uncharacterized protein LOC130820646: MILQFFINQLLHIDVKSLLSFLNHHNFIVLPYLLNIKYLLMARVSGITLVSAVMLAAFLAVSAAEETRTCKLADEFCGGIAAFQCCDGYECKLEGNFPDAGGKCIKSCPKSGQMCGGFAGIQCCDGYECVIKDKHIADASGICKKRPSCQRAGQNCGGFTRFPLECCKGFKCVLKNPEIADIGGTCQRIY; this comes from the exons ATGATCCTCCAATTCTTCATCAACCAACTACTACATATAGATGTAAAGTCTTTGCTTAGCTTCCTCAATCACCACAATTTTATTGTTTTGCCTTATCTTTTAAACATAAAGTATTTGCTAATGGCGAGAGTTTCCGGCATAACCTTGGTTTCGGCCGTCATGTTAGCGGCGTTTCTAGCCGTGTCAG CCGCTGAGGAGACAAGAACATGCAAGTTAGCCGACGAATTCTGCGGAGGCATAGCCGCATTTCAATGTTGCGATGGATATGAATGCAAACTTGAAGGAAATTTCCCAGATGCAGGTGGAAAATGCATTAAATCATGTCCCAAATCAGGCCAAATGTGCGGCGGATTCGCCGGAATTCAATGCTGTGATGGATACGAATGTGTGATTAAAGATAAACATATAGCAGATGCTTCTGGAATCTGTAAAAAGAGACCATCTTGCCAAAGAGCTGGCCAAAACTGTGGTGGTTTTACTAGATTTCCACTTGAATGCTGTAAAGGATTTAAATGTGTGCTCAAAAACCCTGAAATTGCTGACATTGGTGGCACTTGTCAGCGAATTTATTAG